From the genome of Metarhizium brunneum chromosome 4, complete sequence, one region includes:
- the prp4 gene encoding Serine/threonine-protein kinase prp4, translating into MASSSDEGEIIEEGYGDLKATSLARHSGNGIDRQDRPRSRQSSPDHEGASKNSGSTRRSRSPRGYKRIRDDGDQYTRGRDRESRHVRARFDDSIRGDYRRSRISYDDLDRPSATSGHHYDRRYDGERDRERDRDRDRGRGRFSDRAGRSRSRSPHASQRLGRSDNRSFAQERRNYDRDSTETLHYGDDRRSRADRELPQRVAVKEHSPAYNSVVEERTKPPKGIIKPSSTFAEPDDYEEPEPIDEDAEIERRRRRREELLAKSSSATPLLLHAVGASADKNARGASPASSQPDTPQISSFEGETPRTPRSDFASPHSPELSPDGINLLSDKDLMNTHSNAKADDQDGPSAADYDPTADMKEDERRDELRHGHTVLHGESVTETIETKNDNAKDDAASSLENAEDDDFDMFADDIDVDNYASKQTKAAAATAGADGPAQASQADDKGGILEGDDKDGYYKIRIGEILDGRYQIQATLGRGMFSGVARAVDVTTKQVVAIKMMRNNDALRKGGYTEIAILQKLNDADPEKRKHIVKFERHFDYRGHLCMAFENLSMNLREVLRKFGNNVGINLGATRTYAYQIFVALAHMRKCSIIHADIKPDNILVNEQRNVLKICDLGTAIDKSDAATAHNQLTPYLVSRFYRAPEIILGMPYDYGVDMWSIGCTLYEMYTGKILFTGDSNNQMLKAIMEIRGRFTPKLFRRGQLAAAHFDEQGQFVSVERDKVLGKTAVRTLAVVKPTRDLRTRLNAASTGMNDAEARHLNHFIDLLEQCLALNPDKRISPSEALKHPFFASKTAASNGRR; encoded by the exons atggcatccagctCTGATGAGGGCGAAATCATTGAGGAGGGATATGGGGATTTGAAGGCAACTTCACTTGCACGCCATTCAGGAAACGGTATTGACCGCCAAGACAGACCCCGAAGTAGACAATCGTCTCCAGATCACGAAGGTGCTTCCAAAAACAGCGGCTCCACCCGCCGAAGCCGCTCGCCTCGCGGATACAAACGCATTCGCGACGATGGAGACCAGTACACCCGAGGACGTGACCGAGAATCCAGGCATGTCCGCGCTCGCTTCGATGATTCCATTAGAGGTGATTATCGCAGATCACGCATCTCTTACGACGATCTAGATCGACCGAGCGCAACATCAGGCCACCACTACGACCGGCGCTATGATGGTGAAAGGGATCGCGAACGGGACCGCGACCGGGATCGCGGTCGTGGCCGGTTTTCCGACAGAGCGGGTCGTTCTCGGAGTCGATCGCCCCATGCATCACAACGATTGGGTAGGTCGGATAACAGAAGTTTTGCACAAGAGCGCCGGAATTACGATCGTGACTCGACCGAGACTTTGCACTATGGCGATGACCGACGTTCTCGAGCTGACAGAGAGCTGCCTCAGCGGGTTGCAGTAAAGGAGCACTCACCTGCCTATAACAGTGTCGTTGAAGAGCGCacgaagccgccaaagggTATTATAAAACCCAGCAGCACGTTTGCCGAGCCTGATGACTACGAAGAGCCGGAACCGATAGACGAGGACGCTGAAATCGAgcgtcgccggcggcgtcgagagGAACTGTTGGCGAAATCTAGCTCGGCCACTCCTCTTCTTCTACATGCTGTCGGTGCCTCTGCAGACAAGAACGCTCGAGGAGCCTCCCCTGCATCCTCACAGCCGGACACGCCGCAAATATCATCATTCGAGGGCGAAACCCCTCGTACACCTCGATCCG ACTTCGCATCCCCTCATTCGCCCGAGCTATCACCTGATGGAATCAATTTACTCAGCGACAAGGACCTCATGAACACTCACAGCAATGCGAAGGCGGATGACCAGGATGGACCTTCAGCAGCCGATTACGACCCGACAGCTGACATGAAAGAAGACGAGCGTCGAGACGAGCTCAGACATGGTCACACAGTCCTACACGGTGAGAGCGTAACTGAAACAATTGAAACGAAAAATGACAACGCCAAGGATGATGCCGCCAGCTCATTGGAAAATGCCGAAGACGATGACTTTGACATGTTTGCTGACGACATTGACGTTGACAACTATGCCAGCAAGCAGACCAAGGCCGCTGCTGCCACGGCTGGTGCAGATGGCCCAGCCCAAGCATCGCAAGCCGACGACAAAGGTGGTATTCTGGAAGGCGACGATAAAGACGGATATTACAAGATAAGAATCGGTGAGATTCTTGATGGTCGATATCAAATCCAGGCAACTCTCGGCAGAGGCATGTTTTCTGGTGTTGCTCGCGCAGTTGACGTCACAACCAAACAGGTCGTCGCTATCAAGATGATGAGAAATAATGATGCGCTACGAAAGGGCGGATACACCGAGATTGCCATCTTGCAGAAACTTAATGATGCAGACCCAGAGAAACGAAAACACATTGTCAAGTTCGAGCGGCACTTTGACTACCGCGGGCACTTGTGTATGGCATTCGAGAACCTGAGTATGAATCTGCGTGAGGTTCTGCGCAAGTTTGGCAACAATGTTGGCATCAACCTGGGGGCGACAAGAACTTACGCCTATCAAATATTCGTTGCTCTGGCCCATATGCGAAAATGCAGCATCATCCATGCCGATATCAAACCAGACAACATTCTAGTCAACGAACAGCGCAATGTCCTCAAAATCTGTGACTTGGGCACTGCAATTGATAAGTCTGATGCCGCGACAGCACACAATCAACTCACGCCGTACCTGGTCAGCCGGTTTTATCGGGCGCCAGAGATTATCCTAGGCATGCCCTACGATTACGGAGTTGACATGTGGTCTATCGGATGTACTCTGTATGAGATGTATACGGGCAAAATCTTATTCACGGGCGACAGCAATAATCAGATgctcaaggccatcatgGAGATACGCGGCCGCTTCACACCAAAGCTGTTTCGTCGGGGGCAGCTTGCGGCGGCACATTTCGATGAGCAGGGTCAGTTTGTGAGTGTCGAACGTGACAAGGTCTTGGGAAAG ACGGCGGTCAGAACATTGGCCGTGGTGAAGCCAACGCGAGATTTGCGAACCCGGCTCAACGCTGCATCGACAGGGATGAACGATGCCGAAGCCAGGCATCTCA
- the FRE3_1 gene encoding Ferric reductase transmembrane component 3 produces the protein MHQFRWLVALAALTSGASCFGVTNTHDGAKGFIGYGITLYEPLCAWPCLSAITAPINCTDGDLANTARKRSERSVPDAVPQRREAADAGEPVYPSGTGWQVTAEPTRQCQSRNEYFMKTAAFCLQTRCRSLPLQDLETFYEKQFPGVNKSALAPEYHSYTTLVAAITSVPTQPLKASVILNYTAYIPDETYNIYYSTMYTYAKTEKRGSWYAMVIFVSGAIIPIGVSMLRFLPWPQRWLTKFHAFIIDPPLLGTKHETTVWGLGTVPTRGQAILLLYMWVINVVATVQGIDYAFPSSRYSTPAEAYKTYVANRSGVMSCALFPLVMLYAGRNNLLLWLTNWSHATFLLIHRWTAVLCMLHAVVHGALYLNSALLNYHGWSYVEQSTQRYWQLGAAALLALVILCVISVQIVRRKAYELFLVLHILLAVVALAGAFFHINLKYTSDYGYENWLIMALAVWAFDRAMRLARSLRHGVKRAYLSPIDDEYYRLDIPNLSASGHVYLHFPTVSSWRVWENHPFSVATVSYRKSKLESTVQMVETKEKAKNESTIHTSRGSSSAASISEQTQAEQLGSSGVVLFVRKHAGMTALLAKRRAREKGVPVLVEGSYDIGSTFLQDQHPKPTHDYPNLICIAGGVGITGVLSALDHFNNTAKPCGTRKLLWGVRTMPLVHAVESMLGYDCGRGLERRWGNLEVTLSVGQRFNLRHVLEKELRVQRGGTTVVVCGPTSMADDVRYIVSALARHSGDNGPILVKLAIESFSW, from the coding sequence ATGCATCAGTTCCGCTGGCTGGTTGCACTGGCGGCTCTCACATCGGGGGCGTCCTGTTTCGGCGTCACCAACACCCAtgacggcgccaaaggcTTCATTGGCTACGGGATAACTCTATACGAGCCCCTTTGCGCATGGCCCTGTTTAtccgccatcaccgccccAATCAACTGTACCGACGGGGACCTTGCCAACACCGCGCGGAAGAGGTCCGAGAGATCTGTGCCGGACGCCGTGCCGCAGAGGAGAGAGGCGGCGGACGCGGGTGAACCCGTGTACCCTTCGGGAACAGGTTGGCAAGTAACCGCAGAGCCGACCCGGCAGTGTCAATCACGAAACGAGTACTTCATGAAGACGGCAGCATTCTGTCTCCAGACCAGGTGCCGCAGCCTGCCTCTCCAGGATCTAGAAACCTTCTATGAGAAGCAGTTCCCCGGTGTGAACAAGTCGGCGCTCGCACCGGAATACCACAGCTACACGACTCTCGTCGCGGCTATTACCAGCGTCCCTACACAGCCGCTGAAGGCCTCCGTCATACTCAACTACACGGCGTACATCCCCGATGAGACATATAATATCTACTACAGCACCATGTACACCTACGCCAAGACGGAGAAGAGAGGCTCCTGGTACGCCATGGTGATCTTTGTATCGGGAGCAATCATCCCCATCGGCGTCTCGATGCTGCGCTTCCTCCCCTGGCCGCAACGCTGGCTCACCAAGTTCCACGCCTTCATCATTGACCCGCCGCTGCTCGGCACAAAGCACGAAACGACCGTATGGGGGCTGGGCACCGTCCCAACACGCGGACAGGCCATCTTGCTGTTGTACATGTGGGTGATCAACGTCGTGGCCACCGTCCAAGGCATCGACTACGCCTTCCCTTCGTCACGATACTCGACGCCCGCTGAGGCCTACAAGACATATGTCGCCAACCGGTCCGGCGTGATGAGCTGTGCGCTGTTCCCGCTGGTCATGCTGTATGCCGGGCGCAACAATCTCCTCCTCTGGCTGACAAACTGGTCGCACGCCACGTTTCTCCTGATCCATCGATGGACCGCGGTGCTGTGCATGCTGCATGCCGTGGTTCACGGCGCGCTGTACCTCAACAGCGCCCTTTTGAACTACCACGGGTGGTCGTATGTGGAACAAAGTACCCAGAGGTACTGGCAGCTCGGCGCGGCTGCGCTGCTGGCACTGGTTATTCTATGCGTGATATCAGTCCAGATTGTGCGTCGCAAGGCGTACGAGTTGTTCCTGGTGCTGCATATCCTGCTGGCTGTGGTTGCGCTCGCGGGGGCCTTCTTCCACATCAATCTCAAGTACACCTCCGACTATGGCTACGAAAACTGGCTGATCATGGCCCTGGCGGTGTGGGCGTTCGACAGAGCGATGAGGCTCGCGAGGTCGCTCCGGCATGGAGTCAAGAGGGCGTACTTGTCgcccattgacgacgagtATTACCGGTTGGACATTCCGAATctgtcggcgtcggggcaCGTGTATTTGCATTTCCCAACAGTGAGTAGTTGGCGAGTCTGGGAGAATCACCCCTTCTCCGTGGCCACAGTGTCGTATCGCAAGTCGAAACTGGAGAGTACGGTGCAGATGGTTGAGACCAAGGAAAAGGCAAAGAACGAGTCAACCATTCATACAAGCCGAGGTAGCAGCTCTGCCGCGTCTATATCGGAGCAGACGCAGGCAGAGCAGCTCGGGAGTTCGGGCGTTGTGCTTTTTGTCCGCAAACACGCCGGCATGACGGCTCTTCTAGCCAAGAGACGCGCGCGGGAAAAGGGCGTCCCTGTTCTGGTTGAAGGTTCGTACGATATTGGCTCTACGTTCCTACAGGACCAGCACCCGAAGCCTACTCATGACTATCCAAATCTCATTTGCATCGCGGGCGGTGTGGGCATTACCGGCGTTCTCTCCGCGCTGGATCACTTTAACAACACGGCGAAACCATGCGGTACTCGCAAGTTGCTTTGGGGTGTGCGGACGATGCCTCTAGTACATGCGGTCGAGAGCATGTTGGGCTACGACTGTGGTCGTGGTCTGGAGAGGAGGTGGGGAAATCTAGAGGTGACTCTTTCGGTAGGGCAGCGCTTCAATCTTCGACATGTCTTGGAGAAAGAGCTGCGTGTTCAGAGAGGTGGTACAACGGTGGTTGTGTGTGGGCCAACGAGTATGGCGGACGATGTGCGGTATATCGTGTCGGCACTGGCGAGACATTCCGGGGACAATGGACCTATTCTGGTCAAGTTGGCTATTGAGAGTTTTAGTTGGTGA
- the NAGLU_0 gene encoding Alpha-N-acetylglucosaminidase, with translation MVRLRRLALAAVLSLPIADAAAATTTSGISELADRLFNGQGSAFEFVLTTRPEDWSRWNPPVNDNYTVQGARGKIRVEGTSLNALARGLRHYANDVLQMDEFWFVHTYKTAPQRLPAPKEPLSGASVVPWRYNLNTVTFSYTFPWYQWEDWEKLLDWAALRGVNLQLAWVGYEKIFLDSLRELGLSNEDILPFFSGPAFQAWNRFGNIQRSWGGKGDLPLAFIEQQFELQKQIVTRMVELGITPVLPAFPGFVPESIKKVRPNANLTVSPNWFAPAPDKYTRDLFLDPLDDTYAELQKLFVSKQIDAFGNVTNVYTLDQFNELSPASRDTAYLRGIARNTYAGLTAANPAAVWLLQGWLFFSSRNFWTQPRIDAYLGGVEDDQGMLVLDLYSEVNPQWQRTNSYSGKPWIWCQLHDFGGNMALEGRVQTLTSAPIDALAQSKSLVGFGLTPEAYEGNEVVYDILLDQAWSATPLDTQAYFASWVTKRYAGISSIPSELYRAWEILRTDVYSNTRTDIPQVPVATYQLRPALSGIANRTGHFPHPTALHYDPLVLQGAWKLMLEALTRQGSLWKVPAFQLDFVDVSRQMLSNQFDVLYADLVNAYKCSTGAGGGRELRSNTPSCDVKAAGARLLSLLSTLDLTLLTSRHFALQSWVDAASAWGKAAVNEDLFTFNARSQVTVWQVNATNLNDYAAKAWGGLVGSYYKGRWSIFVDALVAASKSGSLDEGALARKLQVFEAEWQAGEQAVEQATPQDFRAVLAGLQGSWPELFLKVQ, from the exons ATGGTTCGCTTGCGACGCCTGGCGCTCGCCGCGGTGCTATCGCTGCCAATCGCagacgcagcagcagcaacaacaacaagcgGCATCTCCGAATTGGCAGATCGGCTATTCAATGGACAGGGAAGCGCGTTTGAGTTTGTCCTCACCACTCGCCCCGAGGACTGGTCGCGTTGGAACCCGCCCGTCAACGACAACTACACGGTTCAGGGTGCCCGTGGAAAGATTCGCGTCGAGGGAACGTCGCTGAATGCGCTGGCCAGGGG CCTGCGACACTATGCCAATGACGTCTTGCAAATGGACGAGTTTTGGTTCGTCCATACGTACAAGACGGCTCCCCAGCGTCTGCCTGCCCCGAAAGAACCCTTGTCCGGGGCCAGTGTTGTGCCATGGAGATATAATCTCAACACGG TCACCTTCTCCTACACTTTCCCCTGGTATCAGTGGGAGGACTGGGAGAAGCTCCTCGACTGGGCGGCCCTGCGCGGCGTTAACCTCCAGCTCGCCTGGGTCGGCTACGAGAAGATCTTCCTCGATAGCTTGCGAGAACTAGGTCTCTCTAACGAGGAcatcttgcccttcttcagCGGACCGGCGTTTCAGGCGTGGAATCGGTTCGGCAACATTCAGCGTTCCTGGGGTGGCAAGGGAGACTTGCCGCTGGCTTTTATCGAGCAGCAGTTCGAGCTGCAGAAGCAGATTGTCACGCGCATGGTAGAGCTCGGCATTACGCCTGTGCTGCCCGCATTTCCCGGCTTCGTGCCGGAGAGCATCAAAAAGGTCCGGCCCAACGCGAATCTCACCGTGTCGCCCAACTGGTTCGCCCCGGCCCCGGACAAGTACACGAGGGACCTGTTCCTCGATCCCCTGGACGACACGTACGCGGAGCTGCAGAAGCTGTTCGTCTCCAAGCAAATCGACGCCTTTGGCAACGTCACCAACGTTTACACCCTCGACCAGTTCAACGAGCTGTCCCCCGCGTCCAGGGACACGGCCTACCTCCGGGGCATCGCGCGCAACACCTACGCCGGGCTCACGGCCGCCAACCCTGCTGCAGTGTGGCTTCTTCAAGGATGGCTGTTCTTCTCGAGCCGCAACTTCTGGACGCAGCCTCGCATCGACGCCTACCTGGGCGGTGTCGAGGACGACCAGGGCATGCTGGTTCTCGACCTATACTCCGAGGTGAATCCGCAGTGGCAGCGCACAAACAGCTACTCTGGGAAGCCGTGGATTTGGTGCCAATTGCACGACTTTGGGGGGAACATGGCCCTTGAGGGCCGCGTCCAAACGctgacgtcggcgccgatCGACGCGCTCGCGCAGTCAAAGTCCCTTGTGGGATTCGGCCTGACGCCCGAGGCGTACGAGGGCAACGAGGTCGTCTACGACATCCTCCTGGACCAGGCCTGGTCCGCGACGCCGCTCGACACGCAAGCGTACTTTGCGTCGTGGGTGACGAAGCGCTACGCAGGCATCTCCAGCATCCCCTCGGAGCTGTATCGGGCATGGGAGATCCTCCGCACCGACGTCTACAGCAACACCCGCACCGACATCCCGCAGGTCCCCGTCGCGACGTACCAGCTCCGGCCGGCGCTGTCCGGCATCGCCAACCGGACCGGCCACTTCCCCCATCCCACGGCGCTGCACTACGACCCCCTCGTCCTCCAGGGGGCGTGGAAGCTCATGCTGGAGGCTTTGACGCGGCAGGGCTCGCTGTGGAAGGTTCCCGCGTTCCAGCTGGACTTTGTCGACGTCTCGAGGCAGATGCTTAGCAACCAGTTCGACGTGCTCTACGCTGACCTCGTCAATGCCTACAAGTGCagcaccggcgccggcggggGCCGTGAACTGCGTTCCAACACGCCAAGCTGCgacgtcaaggccgccggcgccaggCTCCTCTCCCTCTTGTCCACGCTCGACCTCACCCTCCTCACCAGCCGGCACTTTGCGCTGCAGAGCTGGGTGgacgccgccagcgcctGGGGCAAGGCCGCGGTCAACGAGGACCTCTTCACATTCAACGCCCGCAGCCAGGTCACGGTGTGGCAGGTCAACGCGACAAATCTCAACGACTacgccgccaaggcctgGGGCGGTCTTGTGGGATCGTACTACAAGGGCCGCTGGTCCATCTTTGTTGACGCGCTCGTCGCGGCGAGCAAGTCCGGGTCCTTGGACGAGGGTGCCTTGGCACGGAAATTGCAGGTCTTTGAGGCAGAGTGGCAGGCTGGCGAGCAGGCGGTCGAGCAGGCGACGCCGCAGGATTTCAGGGCCGTGCTGGCCGGTCTGCAGGGCAGTTGGCCCGAGTTGTTTCTCAAAGTGCAGTAA
- the HDNO gene encoding 6-hydroxy-D-nicotine oxidase: MGGKRFPDFPPEGFKGRTLRRGDPGYTEARKIPNARYGSEPGLIAQCLDADDIVAAVKYCDAHDEPIAIRSGGHAIDGHAMPQDAFVIDTTPMKNIAVDPETGVTTVDAGVLLGEMDAATQEHGYVVPAGTVSDTGAAGLTLGGGMGYLTRRFGMTVDSLLSVDVVTVRGERLVASRDRNPELFWGLRGAGHNLAVATSFTYQARRVGPGVVSGLIIYAIDDAARILPRLDAVMARAPRELTIYPVALPAPPLPGLPGHMVGVPILVLIVVYTGAPGAYEAAMAGVRPLAAPLADTVRPASWLETNSILDVLAPPGRRQHARGGYLAGITAEVAAVVVDAVRAAPAPTSPGPSVAIALPCLGGANLDFPEDSTAYSRRGANWMWEVLGMWDTPGKDAEFVRWVDGVMAAMTPLSLRNGYVNLSCDRGPEWLRNLYGSREKWARICALKEAFDPHNRLRYNKNVARAALQAPASWSWVPSWVRPSWMGSVVWALALLVVCRVGVYLQPNWGLALYLVRRLGSSNSAAA, from the coding sequence ATGGGCGGCAAGAGGTTTCCGGATTTCCCGCCCGAGGGATTCAAAGGCAGGACCCTCCGCCGCGGGGACCCGGGGTACACGGAGGCGCGGAAGATCCCCAACGCCCGGTACGGCAGCGAGCCGGGCCTGATAGCGCAGTgcctcgacgccgacgacatcGTAGCGGCCGTCAAGTACTGCGACGCGCACGACGAGCCGATTGCCATCCGTAGCGGCGGGCACGCCATTGACGGGCACGCCATGCCCCAAGACGCCTTTGTCATTGACACGACGCCCATGAAGAACATCGCCGTCGACCCGGAGACGGGCGTCAccaccgtcgacgccggcgtgCTCCTGGGGGAAATGGACGCCGCCACCCAGGAGCACGGGTACGTCGTGCCGGCGGGCACCGTGTCGGACACGGGGGCCGCGGGGCTCacgctcggcggcggcatgggctACCTGACGCGGCGGTTCGGCATGACGGTCGACAGCCTGCTCTCGGTGGACGTGGTGACGGTCCGGGGCGAGCGGCTGGTCGCGTCGAGGGACCGGAACCCCGAGCTGTTCTGGGGCCTCCGCGGCGCCGGGCACaacctcgccgtcgccacgtCCTTCACCTACCAGGCGCGCAGGGTCGGGCCCGGCGTCGTCAGCGGCCTCATCATCTACGccatcgacgacgccgcccgcATACTGCCCCggctcgacgccgtcatggcccgcgCCCCGCGCGAGCTGACCATATACCCGGTGGCCctgccggcgccgccgctgcccgGCCTGCCGGGCCACATGGTCGGCGTGCCCATCCTGGTGCTCATCGTCGTGTACACGGGCGCGCCGGGGGCGTacgaggccgccatggccggcgtgCGCCCGCTGGCCGCGCCGCTCGCCGACACGGTCCGCCCGGCCAGCTGGCTCGAGACGAACTCCATCCTGGACGTGCTCGCGCCGCCGGGCCGCCGGCAGCACGCGCGCGGCGGCTACCTGGCCGGGATCACGGCCGAGGTGGCCGCCGTCGTTGTGGACGCGGTCAGGGCGGCGCCGGCCCCGACGAGCCCCGGGCCCAgcgtcgccatcgccctcccgtgcctcggcggcgccaacctCGACTTCCCCGAGGACTCGACGGCCTACTCGCGCCGCGGGGCCAACTGGATGTGGGAGGTGCTGGGCATGTGGGACACGCCGGGCAAGGACGCCGAGTTTGTGCGCTGGGTCGACGGCgtcatggcggccatgacgccgCTTTCCCTGCGCAACGGCTACGTGAACCTGTCTTGCGACCGGGGGCCCGAGTGGCTGCGGAATCTGTACGGCTCCCGGGAGAAGTGGGCGCGCATCTGTGCGCTCAAGGAGGCGTTTGATCCGCACAACCGGCTGCGGTACAACAAGAACGTTGCGAGGGCGGCGCTGCAAGCTCCGGCCAGCTGGTCCTGGGTGCCGTCGTGGGTGCGGCCTTCGTGGATGGGGAGCGTCGTGTGGGCGCTGGCGCTTCTCGTCGTGTGCAGAGTCGGCGTTTACTTGCAGCCGAACTGGGGGCTGGCGTTGTATCTGGTGAGGCGGCTCGGCTCCAGTAATAGCGCCGCGGCGTGA
- the sfc6 gene encoding Transcription factor tau subunit sfc6, producing MRTRKSNRTKSYAVAKYDFESSSSETEQNGAPKASPKPTRRRRDPDDVDENFDTSALNESPAADDDDDLPSEEEEGEEEEEVAESEAAESEIQAPAAAAPTRKRVKKVKKTVSGGGYLDLESVTTDTHLKGYTGPYDRSMRGQTLVSTWYGPRTASIRLAQRLLDRWVAWTVLPPRHVVAEHGISNVAPWAAEGYKEKEAYYAERWSVRLANDGGVQGTQYRELGGDEAELYAMPRRELRLIMGPYKAQREIGIEPGDSYALSQGWIPYDVDDTKDKIPTGWMLDVGGIVTGMDWAPRREGEQLLALAVIPHSDQEEYDYEAEHQRPDFQKYGTVQLWGFKGDDTDGVRRPSAQKPSLRRTICLDYGRARRVRWSPACDHLAILCGDGSVHVIEVDNKIGSFNKVEHPLASFTLYGEYSIKATSFAWATFNRVVIGYSDGSIALWSLYPNCLLSRHAVHHSLVVDLATGSPSHPFLVASTPVGGATKLIDLSCPTYESTEVQTNAVSWQPNMLAYSDHIQGFFSVYPSANALNTMIGFMHQRYFPIVRRVYIGESYNSCLASGKTHPFLLIGTSDGSLWCINPQVELFTSRRELTDRLRLFQHEHRPKELFPADSAAPARGACRINHGFAVEKGRSPKGEVKAQPGKKFKRPKKADLDAGEGNEDDEAGGLMDPTRGIVYEPLSRVTVVEWNPNEGFGCWAAAAMASGLVRIMDLGLDNAR from the exons ATGAGAACCCGCAAATCAAACCGCACAAAGAGCTACGCCGTCGCAAAATACGACTTTGAAAGCTCGTCCTCCGAAACCGAGCAAAATGGCGCCCCCAAAGCCTCACCCAAGcccacccgccgccgccgcgacccggacgacgtcgacgaaaACTTTGACACATCAGCGTTGAACGagtcgcccgccgccgacgacgacgatgatctACCCtcggaggaagaagaaggagaagaagaagaggaagtcGCCGAAAGTGAAGCCGCCGAATCAGAAATCCAAGCtcccgccgctgccgcgCCAACCCGCAAGCGCGTGAAAAAGGTCAAGAAGACCGTCTCTGGCGGAGGATATCTAGACCTCGAGTCCGTGACCACAGATACCCATCTCAAGGGGTACACGGGCCCTTATGACAGGAGTATGCGCGGGCAAACGCTGGTGAGTACATGGTATGGGCCGCGGACAGCGAGCATTCGCCTTGCGCAACGACTCCTGGACCGCTGGGTTGCGTGGACGGTGCTACCGCCACGGCATGTCGTAGCCGAGCATGGCATTTCGAATGTGGCCCCGTGGGCGGCTGAGGGGtacaaggagaaggaggcgTATTACGCGGAGAGGTGGAGCGTGCGACTTGCGAATGATGGCGGTGTACAGGGGACTCAGTATCGGGAGTtgggtggtgatgaggcgGAACTGTATGCGATGCCGAGGAGGGAATTGAGGTTGATCATGGGGCCGTATAAGGCGCAGAGGGAGATTGGTATCGAGCCCGGTGATTCGTATGCGCTGTCGCAGGGCTGGATCCCGTACGATGTCGATGATACAAAGGACAAGATACCCACGGGGTGGATGTTGGACGTTGGCGGTATCGTGACGGGCATGGATTGGGCGCCGCGCCGGGAGGGCGAGCAGCTGCTTGCTCTGGCGGTTATACCGCATTCTGACCAGGAGGAATACGATTACGAGGCGGAGCACCAGAGGCCTGATTTTCAGAAGTACGGCACCGTGCAGCTGTGGGGGTTTAAAGGCGACGACACGGATGGTGTGCGGAGGCCGTCGGCGCAGAAGCCGTCTCTGCGAAGGACGATTTGTCTTGATTATGGGCGCGCGAGAAGAGTGCGATGGAGTCCTGCGTGCGACCATCTTGCTATCCTGTGTGGCGATGGAAGTGTACATGTTATTGAGGTGGATAATAAAATCGGCTCGTTTA ACAAGGTCGAACACCCTCTTGCGTCATTCACACTTTACGGCGAATACTCGATCAAAGCTACATCCTTTGCATGGGCAACCTTCAACAGAGTCGTCATCGGGTACTCGGACGGATCCATCGCCCTATGGTCCCTGTACCCAAACTGCCTGCTCTCACGGCACGCCGTGCACCACAGTctcgtcgtcgaccttgCAACAGGGTCCCCTTCTCATCCATTTCTCGTAGCATCTACACCCGTAGGCGGCGCGACAAAACTCATTGATCTGAGCTGTCCGACATACGAGTCAACAGAGGTGCAGACCAACGCGGTAAGTTGGCAGCCCAACATGCTTGCCTACAGCGACCACATCCAGGGTTTCTTCTCGGTATACCCTTCAGCCAATGCGCTCAACACAATGATCGGATTCATGCACCAGCGGTACTTTCCCATTGTGCGGAGAGTGTACATCGGCGAAAGCTACAACTCCTGTCTTGCCTCTGGCAAAACGCATCCGTTTCTGCTGATTGGCACGAGTGACGGGTCACTGTGGTGCATAAACCCACAAGTTGAGTTGTTCACTAGTCGACGAGAACTCACGGATCGGCTTCGCCTGTTCCAGCATGAACACCGGCCCAAAGAACTATTCCCTGCCGACTCGGCGGCTCCCGCAAGGGGCGCATGTCGCATCAATCATGGGTTCGCAGTCGAAAAGGGGAGAAGTCCAAAGGGGGAGGTGAAGGCGCAGCCAGGTAAAAAGTTCAAAAGACCGAAAAAGGCCGACCTCGATGCGGGCGAGGGGaacgaggatgatgaggcggGCGGGCTGATGGATCCAACGAGAGGCATTGTGTATGAGCCCTTGTCGAGGGTTACCGTCGTAGAATGGAATCCGAACGAGGGCTTTGGTTGCTGGGCagctgcggccatggcgtcagGGTTGGTGAGGATCATGGACCTAGGGTTGGATAATGCCCGTTGA